CTTTCTAATTGGTTCAACACTTCTGGATCATTAACTTGTACCCTACCATTGGATGGCAATAATAACAGTTGAAGACGGTGAAATTGGGAAAATGTCCCTTTTGGTATTATCTTTTGGCTTAAAGCCCCATACTCGTCCAAGTTAAGCCTTTCGAGGTTGACCAGTGACTTCCAACCTTCAGGTAAATCCTCAATCTTAGTGTAGGATAGGTCCAAATCCCTCAATTGCTTGAGCTTTCCCAGTGGTGGCACAGATCGGAGGTCCCGACAACCCCTCAAAATCAGGGCAGTGAGATTCACCAAGTCTGAAACAGAATCAGGTAGCTCTATTATACCTCCGCACCGAGATAGATTCAAAACTTTAAGTCCACACATGTGCCGAAAGAATGAATCTGGGATTTCTTCTATGGAAACATCAGAAAGAAGCAAGGTTGAGAGCTTAAGACAATTTGGTGACCAGGCTGGCGGAACTTTTATTTCTGGGTGTGGAGCtgaaaatgaatgaaaggaGACTGCATGGAGATCTTCTGTCCACTCTCCTTGTTCCAGTGTTACTTTAGAATTTCCCTTTCCTATGCTTTTCACCAAGAACTGTGGTACATCCCCGTTCATCTGTAGGTTGGATTTTCCTTTCGTGATTCTTAATGCCATATCTCTGACCAAATCATGCATCTTCACACAGTCACCCCTTCCGAAATCTTTAGTTTCTTCTAGCAAGCAAACTTTTATCAGTTTGTTTAATATTGTGTGACCTTCATCAAATTCTTTTGGTCTTGAGTCCCGTTTTGGCATCAGCTCTGCCCAAATAAAGAGGTCTATTAGTTTCTCTCTGCTTATATCACTATCTTCCGGATAAAGACAGCAATACAAGAAGCAATTCTTTTCACATTTATTCAGGCGATTGAAACTCCATTCCAGGATGCGAAACACATCTCGTTCCATCTCATGATACCCTATTGAACATGTTTTCAATTGTTCCAATGCATTTCTCCACTCACAAATGTCGGTCACACCTCTCATGCTTCCAGCCACTGTGATAATGCCAAGAGGCAAACCATCACACTCTTCCACAATGGACTTGGCAATACTTTCCAAATCTCCTTGAAGCAAGGGCTCGCTACCAAGTTTATACTTGAACAAATCCCAAGCTTCGCCTGTGTCCAGAGTTTGCAAATCAAACTTTCTTTGACATTGTATCCTGTTGCACACTTGCAGTGAGCGAGTAGTCAAAATCAATCTGCACTTGTTTGGATGAAGTGGAATCCCTACCCTGTCTAAACAAAATTCTTCCCAAACATCATCCAATATGAGTACTATTAATTTCAGCATTTTCCTGAATATGTCACGCAATATTCTTGCCCTGGTGTCTTCCTCGTCCCTACTGGATAGATTAATGCCCAAGACATTGGCAATCTTATCCTGCAAGCTGGTGACACTGAAGTCTTGAGATACTGTAACCCAAAGCACCCGATAATTGTTCTTTTCTAAAAGATGGTACTCAATGTGCCTCGCCAGTGTGGTCTTACCAACTCCACCCATACCATAAATCCCAATGCTTGATATATCATCGGCCACCAAGCATGGCCaaattctcttcaaagcttCATCGAACTTTACTCCAAACAATTTGGTTGGCAGGCATGGCTCCCCGATGTTGTCACAAGTATCGAGCACAAGCCCATCGAAACGACGGCTCTGATCAACAAGGTCTTTCACCTGAAATTGCAGCTTTCCTACAGGATCCTCCTTTAGTGGAAGCCTCCAAGATGATCCTCTTGTTTCCAATGCATCAATTTCAGGACTTAACTTTTTAACGTCCTTCAACCAATTGTCAActtcacttttccttttctttttacctGACATTTCTTCCCTATTGACTTCTTGTTCTACGTCAAATGCTTTGCAACTCAATTCTTGCCAATTCCTTTTTAGCGATTGCACGTTGTCCATGTGACTCCTTCCCGTGCAATTTTCTAATGCGAACTCCACCGTCTTTTCTATCACCTTTTCCCCCGTCTTTTCTGCCAGAGCTTTTCCCCAAAATGGTAGCATCTAGAATTTAAATATATATCAAGCTTAGGTGCATAAAGCAAATTGAAGCAAATCCGAAAATTAAAATTGAAGAGAAACATCAAAAGTTGCCAACGGAACTTAGTCAACACATAGTTTAGTAAAGATTAATaaccagaaaaagaaaatgtttttCACTCAATTCAATAATTGTTCAGCTATTAGCTAATCTCGAATTCTTCTGACTGAATAGTTCATTCAATATTTGGAGAAATGACAAAAATTCTgaagattgattttgaaaaacttagaataaaaacttgatttttgaagcactaaagaagaaaaacttgatttttgaagCACTAATTTGGTAGAAAGAAGACCGTATAAACATGAAGTTGTCCTATTATGCTGATTCAATTAAGCATTTTAGTAAATGAAACTGATATGCATCTTTTTTTcataacaaaaaaattgatatgCATTTGATGTAAGAAAacttttataaaaatttaagatTTTACGTAAAAACTACTAAGTTATAAGATTATGGCCAAGATCCGTATATGTTTCCACACTTAACAGAGCCGACGGATTTGAATATCAATTTACTCCTATTGATCCATCCTGTGCCCGGGTCTAGTTTGGTTAGTATTAGTTAGGTAAGAAATGTCAATTATGTAAAAAGCTTGAACAGAGCACCTTGTGCGTTGAGAGAAGAACAAGTGACCAAGATATTTGGGCCTCACAAATCTAACTATAAACATGATGAAATGAGAAACAACTACAAAAATTTACAGATTCAAGATCAAAAgtgatatttttcaaaaaaacaaGTTATCATTGTACCTTGAAATTAGAACAAGTTATCTTgaagatttga
The DNA window shown above is from Coffea arabica cultivar ET-39 chromosome 5e, Coffea Arabica ET-39 HiFi, whole genome shotgun sequence and carries:
- the LOC113688273 gene encoding disease resistance protein RFL1 → MLPFWGKALAEKTGEKVIEKTVEFALENCTGRSHMDNVQSLKRNWQELSCKAFDVEQEVNREEMSGKKKRKSEVDNWLKDVKKLSPEIDALETRGSSWRLPLKEDPVGKLQFQVKDLVDQSRRFDGLVLDTCDNIGEPCLPTKLFGVKFDEALKRIWPCLVADDISSIGIYGMGGVGKTTLARHIEYHLLEKNNYRVLWVTVSQDFSVTSLQDKIANVLGINLSSRDEEDTRARILRDIFRKMLKLIVLILDDVWEEFCLDRVGIPLHPNKCRLILTTRSLQVCNRIQCQRKFDLQTLDTGEAWDLFKYKLGSEPLLQGDLESIAKSIVEECDGLPLGIITVAGSMRGVTDICEWRNALEQLKTCSIGYHEMERDVFRILEWSFNRLNKCEKNCFLYCCLYPEDSDISREKLIDLFIWAELMPKRDSRPKEFDEGHTILNKLIKVCLLEETKDFGRGDCVKMHDLVRDMALRITKGKSNLQMNGDVPQFLVKSIGKGNSKVTLEQGEWTEDLHAVSFHSFSAPHPEIKVPPAWSPNCLKLSTLLLSDVSIEEIPDSFFRHMCGLKVLNLSRCGGIIELPDSVSDLVNLTALILRGCRDLRSVPPLGKLKQLRDLDLSYTKIEDLPEGWKSLVNLERLNLDEYGALSQKIIPKGTFSQFHRLQLLLLPSNGRVQVNDPEVLNQLESFGGCLSFMDFYKITR